Proteins encoded within one genomic window of Corvus moneduloides isolate bCorMon1 chromosome 20, bCorMon1.pri, whole genome shotgun sequence:
- the SYNRG gene encoding synergin gamma isoform X3 — MALRPGPGAGGAGGAGGGAAGAASFMFPVAGGLGPPQGMIPMQQQGFPMVPVMQTNMPGMMGMNYGSQMPPGPMTMQGGMALGPMPAAGMPYMGQASFLGMRPAAPQYTPDMQKQFAEEQQKRFEHQQKFLEEERKRRQFEEQKQKLRLLSSVKPKTGEKSRDDALEAIKGNLDGFSRDAKMHPTPATHPKKPDHPTPSHSAVSVSHSAFLDDEEFSDFMQGPVETPKVVPQSTSQPFHPATEAGQLLSERAVLQPVPPAQAPVLSTLHGTTGQVPYFPTSASPSNTHKTGSSLEEKALANGSDESEQEQTKLKTSEVGHKASAASQAHPSLTSSDWDVVGGHESGPTAAAEVHKASEQNRAVEECGVGVFPPQDPIQQMMPAWIYNDSLVPELYKKILETTLTPAGIDTAKLYPILMSSGLPRETLGQIWALANRTTPGKLTKEELYSVLAMIAVAQRGIPALSPDVLNQFPAAPVPTLSGFPVPLPGGVSQPPLLPAAPPASVGLGIGPSVLGMSLPGPAPAPAPAPAPAPAGGAAAQPSGAFLPSYPPGQVVKPEDDDFQEFQDASKSGSLDDSFADFQGDAAKAASSQHRSSVPSLLMPLPGNKPLSPADKYAVFKGMAAEKPSESAAAFGDGGDKYSAFRELEQPAESKYLGENLAEFKPTGADDGFTDFKTADSISPLEPPSKDKTFPAPFPPVPAQPKQPTQAKAPLNLSDLELFSSPGENKQPSFPPAFNTSKPGSFPPPPLPSASAQPAPGKTSSLADDFGEFNLFGEFSNGASASGQDDFADFMAFNNSGGFSEQKPDDKYNALKLEAGPGAQAGSSASAVKGGQSSATTATPTKYDIFKQLSLEGSGAGFEEAKDSALSSVKSDDDFADFHSNKFSSSGAEKSLVDKVAAFKQAKEDSASVKSLDLPSIGGSSVGKEDSEDALSVQFDMKLADVGGDLKHVMSDSSLDLPTVSGQHPPAADVDDLKGGPFGSCHSGSAVSSLASYDWSSSDKDDVQQGRKLSCFSQPSGSGSSAATSVLQKKETLFGSSENITMTTVSKVTTFSSEDALQDVSFAAFANFKDSGPVPSAPSDDDIGDFGDFARPPSEAQDAAAADSALGTDFLTGVSSELRREATDDFGEFQSEKPKISKFDFLVATSQGKVKSSEEMIRSELATFDLSVQGSHKRSLSLGDREISRSSPLPALEQPFRDRSNTLSEKPALPVIRDKYKDLTGEVEESERYAYEWQRCLESALQVIKKANDTLNGISSSSVCTEVIQSAQGMEYLLGVVEVYRVTKRVELGIKATAVCSEKLQKLLKDIDKVWNNLISFMSLAALTPDENSLDFSSCMLRPGIKNAQDLACGVCLLNVDSRSKVKRREICGRTSQKSL; from the exons ATGGCGCTGCGGCCCGGGCCCGGCGCGGGGggcgccggcggggcgggcggcggagcggccgGGGCAGCCAG CTTCATGTTTCCTGTCGCAGGTGGTTTAGGTCCCCCTCAAG GGATGATTCCTATGCAACAGCAAGGATTCCCAATGGTTCCTGTCATGCAGACCAATATGCCAGGGATGATGGGAATGAATTATGGCTCTCAGATGCCTCCTGGACCCATGACCATGCAG GGTGGCATGGCCTTAGGGCCGATGCCCGCGGCCGGAATGCCTTACATGGGACAGGCCTCGTTCCTGGGAATGCGCCCGGCCGCCCCGCAGTACACCCCGGACATGCAGAAGCAGtttgcagaggagcagca GAAGAGGTTTGAGCACCAGCAGAAATTCttagaggaggagagaaaacgGCGGCAATTTGAAGAGCAGAAGCAAAAGCTGAGACTCCTGAGCAGTGTGAAGCCGAAG ACAGGtgaaaaaagcagagatgatGCTTTGGAAGCCATTAAAGGGAACTTAGATGGCTTTTCTAGAGATGCTAAAATGCACCCAACACCAGCAACCCATCCAAAAAAGCCAG ATCATCCCACACCATCCCattctgctgtttctgtttcCCATTCTGCTTTTCTCGATGATGAAGAATTTAGTGACTTTATGCAAGGCCCTGTTGAAACCCCCAAAGTGGTGCCTCAAtccacctctcagcctttccatCCTGCCACTGAGGCTGGGCAGCTGCTTTCAGAGAGGGCTGTGCTCCaacctgtccctccagcccaggCTCCAGTGTTATCCACCCTGCATGGTACAACTGGGCAGGTTCCTTATTTTCCTACCTCTGCATCTCCATCCAATACCCATAAAACAG GCTCTTCCTTGGAGGAGAAAGCCTTAGCTAATGGCTCAGATGAATCTGAACAAGAGCAAACCAAACTTAAAACATCCGAAGTTGGGCACAAAGCCTCAGCTGCAAGCCAAGCCCATCCCAGTCTCACCAGCAGTGACTGGGATGTTGTAGGTGGACATGAAAGTggtcccactgctgctgcagaggtgcACAAGGCTTcagaacaaaacagagcagTTGAAGAGTGTG GAGTTGGAGTGttccctccccaggaccccATCCAGCAAATGATGCCTGCCTGGATTTACAACGACAGCTTGGTCCCAG AGTTGTATAAGAAAATCCTAGAAACCACTTTGACTCCTGCTGGAATAGACACAGCCAAACTCTACCCCATCCTGATGTCATCGGGACTGCCCAGGGAGACCCTGGGGCAGATCTGGGCTTTGGCCAACCGCACCACCCCGGGGAAGCTCACCAAGGAGGAGCTCTACTCCGTGCTGGCCATGATAGCAGTGGCTCAG agagGGATCCCCGCCCTGAGCCCCGACGTGCTGAACCAGTTTCCAGCCGCGCCCGTCCCCACCCTCTCCGGGTTCCCGGTGCCGCTGCCCGGCGGGGTGAGCCAGCCCCCGCTGctgcccgccgcccccccggcCTCCGTGGGGCTGGGCATCGGGCCCTCCGTGCTGGGCATGAGCCTCCCCGGCCCTGcaccagccccggccccggccccagccccggctccagcgggaggagctgcagcacagccttccGGAGCGTTCCTGCCCTCCTACCCGCCCGGCCAG GTAGTAAAACCAGAAGATGATGACTTCCAGGAGTTTCAGGATGCCTCAAAGTCTGGCTCCCTGGATGACTCCTTCGCTGACTTCCAGGGGGACGCAGCCAAAGCAGCCAGTTCACAGCACCGGAGCAG TGTTCCTTCTTTACTAATGCCACTCCCAGGTAATAAGCCGCTCTCACCAGCTGATAAATATGCTGTATTTAAAGGAATGGCAGCTGAGAAGCCTTCTGAGAGTGCAGCTGCTTTTGGAG ATGGAGGGGACAAGTACAGCGCTTTCCGGGAATTAGAGCAACCAGCAGAGAGCAAATACTTGG gagAAAACCTTGCAGAGTTCAAGCCCACGGGAGCCGACGATGGTTTCACAGATTTCAAAACCGCTGACAGCATCTCCCCGTTAGAGCCACCCTCAAAAGACAAAACCTTCCCTGCGCCCTTCCCTCCTGTGCCCGCTCAGCCAAAACAGCCAACACAAGCCAAGGCCCCTTTGAATCTGTCAGACTTGGagctcttttcctctcctggagAAAACAAGCAGCCATCCTTCCCACCTGCATTTAACACCTCAAAACCGGGCTCctttccccccccaccccttccgTCAGCCTCTGCCCAGCCAGCGCCCGGCAAAACTTCAAGCTTAGCTGATGACTTTGGAGAGTTCAACCTTTTTGGGGAATTTTCTAACGGCGCATCAGCCAGTGGACAAGATGACTTTGCAGATTTTATGGCTTTCAACAACAGCGGGGGGTTTTCCGAACAAAAACCTGATGACAAATACAATGCACTCAAGCTGGAGGCCGGCCCTGGTGCTCAGgctggctcctctgccagcGCAGTGAAGggtgggcagagctctgccaccACTGCTACGCCCACCAAATACGACATCTTCAAGCAGCTGTCCCTGGAAGGCTCCGGAGCGGGCTTCGAGGAGGCCAAGGACAGCGCGCTCTCCTCGGTGAAGAGCGATGATGACTTTGCTGACTTCCACTCCAACAAATTTTCTTCCAGCGGCGCCGAGAAGTCGCTGGTGGACAAAGTGGCAGCTTTCAAGCAGGCCAAAGAAGACTCTGCTTCGGTGAAATCCCTGGATCTGCCTTCCATCGGCGGCAGCAGCGTGGGCAAGGAGGACTCCGAAGATGCGCTGTCTGTTCAGTTTGACATGAAACTGGCTGATGTGGGAGGAGATCTTAAGCATGTCATGTCTGATAGCTCTTTGGATTTGCCAACAGTTAGTGGCCAGCATCCACCAGCAGCAG ATGTGGATGACTTAAAGGGTGGCCCGTTTGGAAGCTGTCACAGTGGCTCTGCAGTCAGCAGCCTGGCGAGCTACGACTGGTCCAGCTCCGACAAGGACGACgtccagcagggcaggaagctctcctgcttctcccagccctCGGGGAGCGGCTCCTCCGCGGCCACCTCTGTCCTCCAGAAGAAGGAGACCTTGTTTGGCAGCTCAGAAAACATCACCATGACAACAGTTTCCAAAGTGACAACCTTTTCCAGCGAGGATGCTTTGCAGGATGTTTCCTTCGCAGCCTTTGCGAACTTCAAAGACTCCGGGCCGGTCCCCAGCGCTCCGAGCGACGACGACATCGGAGACTTCGGGGATTTCGCCAGACCTCCCTCGGAAGCTCaagatgcagcagcagctgactCAGCCCTGGGCACTGATTTCCTCACTGGAGTCTCCTCTGAGCTGCGGAGAGAGGCGACAGATGACTTTGGAGAGTTCCAAAgtgaaaaaccaaaaatcagcAAGTTTGACTTCTTGGTGGCAACTTCGCAAGGCAAAGTGAAGTCCAGTGAGGAGATGATCAGGAGTGAGCTGGCTACCTTTGACCTGTCTGTGCAAG GGTCTCATAAGAGGAGCCTGAGCCTGGGGGACAGAGAAATCAGTCGCTCCtcacctctgccagctctggagcagccGTTCAGGGACCGGTCGAACACTCTGAGCGAGAAGCCGGCACTGCCCGTGATCAGGGACAAGTACAAGGACCTGACTGGGGAGGTGGAG GAGAGTGAGAGGTACGCCTATGAGTGGCAGAGGTGCCTGGAGAGCGCCCTGCAG GTCATAAAGAAAGCAAACGACACCTTAAATGGAATAAGCAGTTCATCTGTTTGCACTGAAGTTATCCAGTCTGCTCAAGGCATGGAATATTTACTGG GGGTTGTTGAAGTCTACAGAGTAACAAAGAGGGTGGAGCTGGGCATCAAAGCAACTGCTGTTTGCAGTGAGAAGCTCCAGAAGCTGCTGAAGGATATTGATAAAGTGTGGAACAACCTGATCAGCTTCATGTCCCTGGCTGCTTTAACG CCAGATGAAAACTccctggatttctcttcttgtatGCTGCGCCCAGGGATTAAAAATGCCCAGGATCTTGCCTGTGGAGTGTGTCTCCTAAACGTGGATTCCAGAAGCAAAGTAA aaagaagagaaatctgTGGAAGAACTTCCCAAAAAA GCCTTTAA